The following coding sequences lie in one Arachis hypogaea cultivar Tifrunner chromosome 9, arahy.Tifrunner.gnm2.J5K5, whole genome shotgun sequence genomic window:
- the LOC112710270 gene encoding heavy metal-associated isoprenylated plant protein 4, which produces MGAGKEEKEEIIEVITAIYKVNLHCPKCGSNIKKHLLTIEGVHSVEIDTEKGEIKAKGKLDPLKILKIIEKKSKRKVELISPKIKPKENIPTDSKPKEKKEPIVRTITVKTHMHCDKCEADLRTMLLKHKGIFNVKIDKKVHTVTVEGTIEEEKLISFMKKKVHKNAEVISIKELKMVEKKEVKEEGEKSGESTKKKDGETTKEKDETKTKENVPYFIHYVYGPQLFSDENPNSCSIL; this is translated from the exons ATGGGAGCagggaaagaagaaaaggaggaaatCATTGAAGTAATTACTGCCATTTACAAAGTTAATTTGCATTGCCCTAAATGTGGGAGCAATATCAAGAAGCATCTCCTCACTATTGAAG GGGTGCACAGTGTTGAAATAGATACTGAGAAAGGGGAGatcaaagcaaaaggaaaattaGATCCTCTGAAAATATTGAAGATTATAGAGAAGAAAAGCAAGAGAAAAGTTGAATTAATATCACCAAAGATCAAGCCCAAGGAGAATATTCCCACGGATTCAAAgccaaaggaaaagaaagaa CCAATTGTACGGACAATTACGGTGAAGACGCACATGCATTGTGACAAATGTGAAGCTGATCTCAGAACCATGTTGCTGAAGCATAAAG GTATTTTCAATGTTAAAATAGACAAGAAAGTGCACACTGTTACAGTTGAAGGcacaattgaagaagagaagttgATATCATTCATGAAAAAAAAGGTGCACAAAAATGCAGAGGTTATTTCCATAAAGGAATTGAAAATGGTGGAGAAAAAAGAAgtcaaagaagaaggagaaaaatctGGTGAATcaacaaagaagaaagatggCGAAACAACAAAGGAAAAAGATGAGACTAAGACAAAAGAGAATGTTCCTTATTTCATTCACTATGTTTATGGTCCTCAGCTTTTTAGTGATGAGAATCCAAATTCTTGTTCTATTTTGTAG